A window from Polyodon spathula isolate WHYD16114869_AA chromosome 28, ASM1765450v1, whole genome shotgun sequence encodes these proteins:
- the LOC121301917 gene encoding glycylpeptide N-tetradecanoyltransferase 1-like, with protein MADESETALKAQTEEEEEEDDHGHCSDCENDEHVFDDGDKSPGDDSGAKKKKKKQKRKKDKAGGKDPGQEPVKVNSLPAEKLQEIQKAIELFSVGQGPAKTMEEASRRSYQFWDTQPVPKLGEVVVSHGPIEPDKDSIRTEPYTLPQGFVWDALDLGNAAVLKELYTLLNENYVEDDDNMFRFDYSPEFLLWALRPPGWLPQWHCGVRVQSNSKLVGFISAIPADIRIYDTEKRMVEINFLCVHKKLRSKRVAPVLIREITRRVNLQGIFQAVYTAGVVLPKPVSTCRYWHRSLNPRKLIEVKFSHLSRNMTMQRTMKLYRLPEAPKNGGLRPMQRKDVPAVHRLLQGSLQQFHLTPAMSPDEVEHWLLPRENIVDTYVMENPDGSITDFLSFYTLPSTIMNHPVHKSLKAAYSFYNVHTTTPLLELMSDALVLAKSKGFDVFNALDLMENKTFLEKLKFGIGDGNLQYYLYNWKCPSMGAEKVGLVLQ; from the exons ATGGCGGACGAGAGTGAGACAGCACTGAAAGCGCAGacggaagaggaggaagaagaggacgACCACGGGCACTGTAGCGACTGCGAGAATGACGAGCATGTCTTCGACGATGG GGATAAGAGCCCAGGGGATGACAGCGGagcaaagaagaagaagaaaaaacagaagCGGAAAAAGGATAAAGCCGGAGGCAAGGACCCAGGGCAGGAGCCTGTCAAG GTGAATTCTCTCCCTGCTGAGAAGCTGCAGGAGATCCAGAAGGCCATCGAGCTGTTCTCTGTGGGACAAGGGCCTGCCAAGACCATGGAGGAGGCCAGCCGCCGGAGCTACCAGTTCTGGGACACGCAGCCAGTCCCCAAGCTAG GGGAGGTGGTGGTGTCTCATGGTCCGATCGAGCCCGATAAGGACAGCATCCGGACGGAGCCGTACACCCTGCCGCAGGGCTTCGTCTGGGACGCGTTGGACCTGGGCAACGCAGCCGTG CTGAAGGAGCTCTACACTCTGCTCAACGAGAACTACGTGGAGGACGATGACAACATGTTCAGATTTGATTACTCTCCTGAGTTTCTGCTGTG GGCTCTGCGCCCCCCTGGCTGGCTGCCCCAGTGGCACTGCGGCGTGAGAGTCCAATCCAACAGCAAGCTGGTGGGCTTCATCAGTGCCATCCCCGCTGACATTCGAATCTACGACAC AGAGAAGAGGATGGTGGAGATTAACTTCCTCTGCGTTCACAAGAAGCTGCGGTCGAAGCGAGTGGCTCCGGTTCTGATCCGGGAGATCACCAGGAGGGTGAATCTACAGGGGATCTTCCAGGCCGTCTACACTGCCGGCGTGGTGCTGCCCAAACCCGTCAGCACCTGCAG GTACTGGCACAGATCTCTGAACCCTCGCAAGCTGATTGAGGTGAAGTTCTCCCACCTGAGCAGGAATATGACAATGCAGCGCACCATGAAGCTCTACCGCCTGCCTGag GCCCCGAAGAACGGCGGGCTGCGTCCCATGCAGAGGAAGGACGTCCCGGCAGTGCATCGGCTGCTCCAGGGGTCCCTGCAGCAGTTCCACCTGACCCCCGCCATGAGCCCCGACGAGGTGGAGCACTGGCTGCTGCCCCGCGAGAACATCGTCGACACGTACGTCATGGAG AACCCTGACGGCAGCATAACGGACTTCTTGAGCTTCTACACCTTGCCCTCCACCATCATGAACCACCCCGTCCACAAGAGCCTGAAGGCAGCCTACTCCTTCTACAACGTGCACACCACCACCCCGCTGCTGGAGCTCATGAGCGACGCTCTCGTCCTGGCCAAATCG aaAGGGTTCGATGTGTTCAACGCACTGGACCTGATGGAGAACAAGACGTTCCTGGAGAAGCTGAAGTTTGGCATTGGGGATGGGAACCTGCAGTATTACCTGTACAACTGGAAGTGTCCCAGCATGGGTGCGGAGAAG GTCGGCCTCGTGCTGCAGTGA
- the LOC121301825 gene encoding 1-phosphatidylinositol 4,5-bisphosphate phosphodiesterase delta-3-A-like isoform X3, with protein MMQPDRSKALGVEVKDARSPRDLRALRKLVSVMDVQCVLEGCQSEVLRGLCGSIPEAHCFTVVFKGSRRGLDLACSSEEEARHWIRGLRRLQERGQTMSQRDKLEHWIYGYLRRADADKDNTMSFKEVKSLLKMINIEVTELYARQLFKQCDRSGNDRLENSEIEEFCRRLMRRPELEALFCRCSGEDCVLSDEELLEFLKEQGEEATLSKARDIIQEYELNDTAKQQRLMMLDGFLMYLLSKEGDIFNPAHATVYQDMSQPLSHYFISSSHNTYLLQDQLGGPSSTEAYLRALSRGCRCVELDCWEGPNGEPIVYHGHTLTSRILFREVIEVVRDYAFQVSPYPLILSLENHCGREQQVVMARHLRSILGETLLTKSPGSKGTRSLPSPEELKGRILVKGKKLSGQQAESDSSSSSSDSSSCSEEEGSGEGGGIKTKNKKKNKKKESVKVSPVPVNGSKQSCSSSLAPELSDLVVLCRSVHFRGFDHASQQPANEMSSFSEGKARRLIRDEGNMFVRHNARQLSRIYPSGLRAHSSNYSPQEMWNAGCQIVALNFQTPGEAMALNQGRFLQNGNCGYTLKPAFLRSADSTFDPEHPARGQGYHAKTLTVTVISAQQLPKLNPERPNSIVDPLVRVELHGVPADNARAETPHINNNGFNPQWNHTLVFDVGVPELALVRFVVEDHDTTSSNDFVGQFTLPFTSLRQGYRHIHLLSADGASISPASLFVHIKVSELSRSQSD; from the exons tcTCAGTGATGGATGTGCAGTGTGTGCTGGAGGGCTGTCAGTCAGAGGTGCTGCGGGGGCTGTGCGGCTCGATCCCCGAGGCTCACTGCTTCACTGTGGTGTTCAAGGGGTCACGCAGAGGCCTGGACCTGGCTTGCAGCTCGGAGGAGGAGGCACGCCACTGGATCAGGGGGCTGCGGAGGCTGCAGGAGAGGGGACAGACCATGAGCCAGAGAGATAAGCTGGAGCA CTGGATCTACGGGTACCTGCGCAGAGCCGATGCAGACAAGGACAACACAATGAGCTTCAAGGAGGTGAAGAGCCTGCTGAAGATGATCAACATAGAGGTGACTGAGCTGTACGCACGGCAGCTATTcaag CAGTGTGACCGCTCTGGAAATGACCGCCTGGAGAACAGCGAGATCGAGGAGTTCTGCCGGCGGCTCATGAGGAGGCCGGAGCTGGAGGCCCTGTTCTGCCGCTGCTCGGGGGAGGACTGCGTGCTCTCGGACGAGGAGCTGCTGGAGTTCCTCAAGGAGCAGGGAGAGGAGGCAACGCTGAGCAAGGCGAGAGATATCATCCAGGAGTACGAGCTGAACGACACGg cGAAGCAGCAGAGGTTGATGATGCTTGATGGCTTCCTGATGTACCTGCTGTCGAAGGAGGGGGACATATTTAACCCCGCCCACGCCACAGTCTACCAGGACATGAGCCAGCCCCTGAGCCACTACTTCATCTCCTCGTCTCACAATACGTACCTGCTGCAGGACCAGCTCGGGGGCCCCAGCAGCACCGAGGCCTACCTCAG ggCTCTGAGTCGAGGCTGTCGCTGTGTGGAGCTCGATTGCTGGGAGGGTCCGAACGGAGAGCCCATCGTGTACCACGGACACACCCTAACCTCCAGGATCCTGTTCCGTGAGGTCATCGAGGTTGTGCGAGACTACGCCTTCCAG gtcTCCCCATACCCCCTCATCCTGTCTCTGGAGAATCACTGTGGCCGGGAGCAGCAGGTGGTGATGGCCCGACACCTGCGCTCCATCCTGGGGGAGACACTGCTGACCAAGAGCCCAGGGAGCAAAGGAACCAGGAGCCTGCCCTCCCCTGAG GAGCTGAAGGGGCGGATCCTAGTCAAGGGAAAGAAGCTGAGTGGCCAGCAGGCGGAGTCTGACAGCTCTTCCAGCTCATCCGATTCATCATCCTGCTCGGAGGAGGAGGGGTCAGGAGAGGGGGGCGGGATCAAGAccaaaaacaagaagaagaacaaaaagaaagaatcCGTCAAG GTCTCCCCTGTGCCTGTGAATGGCAGTAAACAG agCTGCTCGTCTAGCCTCGCTCCAGAACTCTCTGATCTCGTTGTGCTGTGCCGCAGCGTGCATTTCCGTGGCTTTGACCACGCCTCCCAGCAGCCGGCCAATGAGATGTCATCATTCTCAGAGGGCAAAGCACGCCGCCTCATCCGAGACGAGG gaaacATGTTTGTTCGTCACAATGCCCGACAGCTCAGTCGGATCTATCCCTCGGGTCTGCGCGCTCACTCCTCCAACTACAGCCCCCAGGAGATGTGGAACGCAGGCTGCCAGATCG TGGCGCTCAATTTCCAGACCCCCGGAGAGGCGATGGCCCTGAATCAGGGGCGCTTCCTGCAGAACGGAAACTGCGGCTACACCCTGAAACCAGCCTTCCTGCGCAGTGCCGACTCCACCTTCGACCCTGAGCATCCCGCCCGCGGACAGGGCTACCATGCCAAGACCCTGACCGTCACG gTGATCTCAGCCCAGCAGCTGCCCAAGCTGAATCCGGAGAGGCCGAATTCCATCGTGGACCCGCTGGTGAGGGTGGAGCTGCACGGGGTGCCCGCTGACAACGCCCGCGCTGAGACCCCCCACATCAACAACAATG GGTTCAACCCGCAGTGGAACCACACCCTGGTGTTCGATGTGGGGGTCCCGGAGCTGGCGCTGGTCCGGTTCGTAGTGGAGGACCACGACACCACCTCCAGCAACGACTTTGTGGGACAGTTCACCCTGCCCTTCACCAGCCTGCGCCAAG GGTACCGGCACATCCACCTGCTCTCTGCGGACGGTGCCTCCATCTCCCCGGCGTCTCTCTTCGTGCACATCAAAGTGTCAGAGCTGTCCAGGAGCCAGTCTGACTGA
- the LOC121301825 gene encoding 1-phosphatidylinositol 4,5-bisphosphate phosphodiesterase delta-3-like isoform X6: protein MSFKEVKSLLKMINIEVTELYARQLFKQCDRSGNDRLENSEIEEFCRRLMRRPELEALFCRCSGEDCVLSDEELLEFLKEQGEEATLSKARDIIQEYELNDTAKQQRLMMLDGFLMYLLSKEGDIFNPAHATVYQDMSQPLSHYFISSSHNTYLLQDQLGGPSSTEAYLRALSRGCRCVELDCWEGPNGEPIVYHGHTLTSRILFREVIEVVRDYAFQVSPYPLILSLENHCGREQQVVMARHLRSILGETLLTKSPGSKGTRSLPSPEELKGRILVKGKKLSGQQAESDSSSSSSDSSSCSEEEGSGEGGGIKTKNKKKNKKKESVKVSPVPVNGSKQSCSSSLAPELSDLVVLCRSVHFRGFDHASQQPANEMSSFSEGKARRLIRDEGNMFVRHNARQLSRIYPSGLRAHSSNYSPQEMWNAGCQIVALNFQTPGEAMALNQGRFLQNGNCGYTLKPAFLRSADSTFDPEHPARGQGYHAKTLTVTVISAQQLPKLNPERPNSIVDPLVRVELHGVPADNARAETPHINNNGFNPQWNHTLVFDVGVPELALVRFVVEDHDTTSSNDFVGQFTLPFTSLRQGYRHIHLLSADGASISPASLFVHIKVSELSRSQSD, encoded by the exons ATGAGCTTCAAGGAGGTGAAGAGCCTGCTGAAGATGATCAACATAGAGGTGACTGAGCTGTACGCACGGCAGCTATTcaag CAGTGTGACCGCTCTGGAAATGACCGCCTGGAGAACAGCGAGATCGAGGAGTTCTGCCGGCGGCTCATGAGGAGGCCGGAGCTGGAGGCCCTGTTCTGCCGCTGCTCGGGGGAGGACTGCGTGCTCTCGGACGAGGAGCTGCTGGAGTTCCTCAAGGAGCAGGGAGAGGAGGCAACGCTGAGCAAGGCGAGAGATATCATCCAGGAGTACGAGCTGAACGACACGg cGAAGCAGCAGAGGTTGATGATGCTTGATGGCTTCCTGATGTACCTGCTGTCGAAGGAGGGGGACATATTTAACCCCGCCCACGCCACAGTCTACCAGGACATGAGCCAGCCCCTGAGCCACTACTTCATCTCCTCGTCTCACAATACGTACCTGCTGCAGGACCAGCTCGGGGGCCCCAGCAGCACCGAGGCCTACCTCAG ggCTCTGAGTCGAGGCTGTCGCTGTGTGGAGCTCGATTGCTGGGAGGGTCCGAACGGAGAGCCCATCGTGTACCACGGACACACCCTAACCTCCAGGATCCTGTTCCGTGAGGTCATCGAGGTTGTGCGAGACTACGCCTTCCAG gtcTCCCCATACCCCCTCATCCTGTCTCTGGAGAATCACTGTGGCCGGGAGCAGCAGGTGGTGATGGCCCGACACCTGCGCTCCATCCTGGGGGAGACACTGCTGACCAAGAGCCCAGGGAGCAAAGGAACCAGGAGCCTGCCCTCCCCTGAG GAGCTGAAGGGGCGGATCCTAGTCAAGGGAAAGAAGCTGAGTGGCCAGCAGGCGGAGTCTGACAGCTCTTCCAGCTCATCCGATTCATCATCCTGCTCGGAGGAGGAGGGGTCAGGAGAGGGGGGCGGGATCAAGAccaaaaacaagaagaagaacaaaaagaaagaatcCGTCAAG GTCTCCCCTGTGCCTGTGAATGGCAGTAAACAG agCTGCTCGTCTAGCCTCGCTCCAGAACTCTCTGATCTCGTTGTGCTGTGCCGCAGCGTGCATTTCCGTGGCTTTGACCACGCCTCCCAGCAGCCGGCCAATGAGATGTCATCATTCTCAGAGGGCAAAGCACGCCGCCTCATCCGAGACGAGG gaaacATGTTTGTTCGTCACAATGCCCGACAGCTCAGTCGGATCTATCCCTCGGGTCTGCGCGCTCACTCCTCCAACTACAGCCCCCAGGAGATGTGGAACGCAGGCTGCCAGATCG TGGCGCTCAATTTCCAGACCCCCGGAGAGGCGATGGCCCTGAATCAGGGGCGCTTCCTGCAGAACGGAAACTGCGGCTACACCCTGAAACCAGCCTTCCTGCGCAGTGCCGACTCCACCTTCGACCCTGAGCATCCCGCCCGCGGACAGGGCTACCATGCCAAGACCCTGACCGTCACG gTGATCTCAGCCCAGCAGCTGCCCAAGCTGAATCCGGAGAGGCCGAATTCCATCGTGGACCCGCTGGTGAGGGTGGAGCTGCACGGGGTGCCCGCTGACAACGCCCGCGCTGAGACCCCCCACATCAACAACAATG GGTTCAACCCGCAGTGGAACCACACCCTGGTGTTCGATGTGGGGGTCCCGGAGCTGGCGCTGGTCCGGTTCGTAGTGGAGGACCACGACACCACCTCCAGCAACGACTTTGTGGGACAGTTCACCCTGCCCTTCACCAGCCTGCGCCAAG GGTACCGGCACATCCACCTGCTCTCTGCGGACGGTGCCTCCATCTCCCCGGCGTCTCTCTTCGTGCACATCAAAGTGTCAGAGCTGTCCAGGAGCCAGTCTGACTGA
- the LOC121301825 gene encoding 1-phosphatidylinositol 4,5-bisphosphate phosphodiesterase delta-3-A-like isoform X5, with protein sequence MDVQCVLEGCQSEVLRGLCGSIPEAHCFTVVFKGSRRGLDLACSSEEEARHWIRGLRRLQERGQTMSQRDKLEHWIYGYLRRADADKDNTMSFKEVKSLLKMINIEVTELYARQLFKQCDRSGNDRLENSEIEEFCRRLMRRPELEALFCRCSGEDCVLSDEELLEFLKEQGEEATLSKARDIIQEYELNDTAKQQRLMMLDGFLMYLLSKEGDIFNPAHATVYQDMSQPLSHYFISSSHNTYLLQDQLGGPSSTEAYLRALSRGCRCVELDCWEGPNGEPIVYHGHTLTSRILFREVIEVVRDYAFQVSPYPLILSLENHCGREQQVVMARHLRSILGETLLTKSPGSKGTRSLPSPEELKGRILVKGKKLSGQQAESDSSSSSSDSSSCSEEEGSGEGGGIKTKNKKKNKKKESVKVSPVPVNGSKQSCSSSLAPELSDLVVLCRSVHFRGFDHASQQPANEMSSFSEGKARRLIRDEGNMFVRHNARQLSRIYPSGLRAHSSNYSPQEMWNAGCQIVALNFQTPGEAMALNQGRFLQNGNCGYTLKPAFLRSADSTFDPEHPARGQGYHAKTLTVTVISAQQLPKLNPERPNSIVDPLVRVELHGVPADNARAETPHINNNGFNPQWNHTLVFDVGVPELALVRFVVEDHDTTSSNDFVGQFTLPFTSLRQGYRHIHLLSADGASISPASLFVHIKVSELSRSQSD encoded by the exons ATGGATGTGCAGTGTGTGCTGGAGGGCTGTCAGTCAGAGGTGCTGCGGGGGCTGTGCGGCTCGATCCCCGAGGCTCACTGCTTCACTGTGGTGTTCAAGGGGTCACGCAGAGGCCTGGACCTGGCTTGCAGCTCGGAGGAGGAGGCACGCCACTGGATCAGGGGGCTGCGGAGGCTGCAGGAGAGGGGACAGACCATGAGCCAGAGAGATAAGCTGGAGCA CTGGATCTACGGGTACCTGCGCAGAGCCGATGCAGACAAGGACAACACAATGAGCTTCAAGGAGGTGAAGAGCCTGCTGAAGATGATCAACATAGAGGTGACTGAGCTGTACGCACGGCAGCTATTcaag CAGTGTGACCGCTCTGGAAATGACCGCCTGGAGAACAGCGAGATCGAGGAGTTCTGCCGGCGGCTCATGAGGAGGCCGGAGCTGGAGGCCCTGTTCTGCCGCTGCTCGGGGGAGGACTGCGTGCTCTCGGACGAGGAGCTGCTGGAGTTCCTCAAGGAGCAGGGAGAGGAGGCAACGCTGAGCAAGGCGAGAGATATCATCCAGGAGTACGAGCTGAACGACACGg cGAAGCAGCAGAGGTTGATGATGCTTGATGGCTTCCTGATGTACCTGCTGTCGAAGGAGGGGGACATATTTAACCCCGCCCACGCCACAGTCTACCAGGACATGAGCCAGCCCCTGAGCCACTACTTCATCTCCTCGTCTCACAATACGTACCTGCTGCAGGACCAGCTCGGGGGCCCCAGCAGCACCGAGGCCTACCTCAG ggCTCTGAGTCGAGGCTGTCGCTGTGTGGAGCTCGATTGCTGGGAGGGTCCGAACGGAGAGCCCATCGTGTACCACGGACACACCCTAACCTCCAGGATCCTGTTCCGTGAGGTCATCGAGGTTGTGCGAGACTACGCCTTCCAG gtcTCCCCATACCCCCTCATCCTGTCTCTGGAGAATCACTGTGGCCGGGAGCAGCAGGTGGTGATGGCCCGACACCTGCGCTCCATCCTGGGGGAGACACTGCTGACCAAGAGCCCAGGGAGCAAAGGAACCAGGAGCCTGCCCTCCCCTGAG GAGCTGAAGGGGCGGATCCTAGTCAAGGGAAAGAAGCTGAGTGGCCAGCAGGCGGAGTCTGACAGCTCTTCCAGCTCATCCGATTCATCATCCTGCTCGGAGGAGGAGGGGTCAGGAGAGGGGGGCGGGATCAAGAccaaaaacaagaagaagaacaaaaagaaagaatcCGTCAAG GTCTCCCCTGTGCCTGTGAATGGCAGTAAACAG agCTGCTCGTCTAGCCTCGCTCCAGAACTCTCTGATCTCGTTGTGCTGTGCCGCAGCGTGCATTTCCGTGGCTTTGACCACGCCTCCCAGCAGCCGGCCAATGAGATGTCATCATTCTCAGAGGGCAAAGCACGCCGCCTCATCCGAGACGAGG gaaacATGTTTGTTCGTCACAATGCCCGACAGCTCAGTCGGATCTATCCCTCGGGTCTGCGCGCTCACTCCTCCAACTACAGCCCCCAGGAGATGTGGAACGCAGGCTGCCAGATCG TGGCGCTCAATTTCCAGACCCCCGGAGAGGCGATGGCCCTGAATCAGGGGCGCTTCCTGCAGAACGGAAACTGCGGCTACACCCTGAAACCAGCCTTCCTGCGCAGTGCCGACTCCACCTTCGACCCTGAGCATCCCGCCCGCGGACAGGGCTACCATGCCAAGACCCTGACCGTCACG gTGATCTCAGCCCAGCAGCTGCCCAAGCTGAATCCGGAGAGGCCGAATTCCATCGTGGACCCGCTGGTGAGGGTGGAGCTGCACGGGGTGCCCGCTGACAACGCCCGCGCTGAGACCCCCCACATCAACAACAATG GGTTCAACCCGCAGTGGAACCACACCCTGGTGTTCGATGTGGGGGTCCCGGAGCTGGCGCTGGTCCGGTTCGTAGTGGAGGACCACGACACCACCTCCAGCAACGACTTTGTGGGACAGTTCACCCTGCCCTTCACCAGCCTGCGCCAAG GGTACCGGCACATCCACCTGCTCTCTGCGGACGGTGCCTCCATCTCCCCGGCGTCTCTCTTCGTGCACATCAAAGTGTCAGAGCTGTCCAGGAGCCAGTCTGACTGA
- the LOC121301825 gene encoding 1-phosphatidylinositol 4,5-bisphosphate phosphodiesterase delta-3-A-like isoform X2: MLMGSSLWKIRSPRWQKRRELRLLEDGMTVWCETHKRSKRATSQQTFSVMDVQCVLEGCQSEVLRGLCGSIPEAHCFTVVFKGSRRGLDLACSSEEEARHWIRGLRRLQERGQTMSQRDKLEHWIYGYLRRADADKDNTMSFKEVKSLLKMINIEVTELYARQLFKQCDRSGNDRLENSEIEEFCRRLMRRPELEALFCRCSGEDCVLSDEELLEFLKEQGEEATLSKARDIIQEYELNDTAKQQRLMMLDGFLMYLLSKEGDIFNPAHATVYQDMSQPLSHYFISSSHNTYLLQDQLGGPSSTEAYLRALSRGCRCVELDCWEGPNGEPIVYHGHTLTSRILFREVIEVVRDYAFQVSPYPLILSLENHCGREQQVVMARHLRSILGETLLTKSPGSKGTRSLPSPEELKGRILVKGKKLSGQQAESDSSSSSSDSSSCSEEEGSGEGGGIKTKNKKKNKKKESVKVSPVPVNGSKQSCSSSLAPELSDLVVLCRSVHFRGFDHASQQPANEMSSFSEGKARRLIRDEGNMFVRHNARQLSRIYPSGLRAHSSNYSPQEMWNAGCQIVALNFQTPGEAMALNQGRFLQNGNCGYTLKPAFLRSADSTFDPEHPARGQGYHAKTLTVTVISAQQLPKLNPERPNSIVDPLVRVELHGVPADNARAETPHINNNGFNPQWNHTLVFDVGVPELALVRFVVEDHDTTSSNDFVGQFTLPFTSLRQGYRHIHLLSADGASISPASLFVHIKVSELSRSQSD; the protein is encoded by the exons tcTCAGTGATGGATGTGCAGTGTGTGCTGGAGGGCTGTCAGTCAGAGGTGCTGCGGGGGCTGTGCGGCTCGATCCCCGAGGCTCACTGCTTCACTGTGGTGTTCAAGGGGTCACGCAGAGGCCTGGACCTGGCTTGCAGCTCGGAGGAGGAGGCACGCCACTGGATCAGGGGGCTGCGGAGGCTGCAGGAGAGGGGACAGACCATGAGCCAGAGAGATAAGCTGGAGCA CTGGATCTACGGGTACCTGCGCAGAGCCGATGCAGACAAGGACAACACAATGAGCTTCAAGGAGGTGAAGAGCCTGCTGAAGATGATCAACATAGAGGTGACTGAGCTGTACGCACGGCAGCTATTcaag CAGTGTGACCGCTCTGGAAATGACCGCCTGGAGAACAGCGAGATCGAGGAGTTCTGCCGGCGGCTCATGAGGAGGCCGGAGCTGGAGGCCCTGTTCTGCCGCTGCTCGGGGGAGGACTGCGTGCTCTCGGACGAGGAGCTGCTGGAGTTCCTCAAGGAGCAGGGAGAGGAGGCAACGCTGAGCAAGGCGAGAGATATCATCCAGGAGTACGAGCTGAACGACACGg cGAAGCAGCAGAGGTTGATGATGCTTGATGGCTTCCTGATGTACCTGCTGTCGAAGGAGGGGGACATATTTAACCCCGCCCACGCCACAGTCTACCAGGACATGAGCCAGCCCCTGAGCCACTACTTCATCTCCTCGTCTCACAATACGTACCTGCTGCAGGACCAGCTCGGGGGCCCCAGCAGCACCGAGGCCTACCTCAG ggCTCTGAGTCGAGGCTGTCGCTGTGTGGAGCTCGATTGCTGGGAGGGTCCGAACGGAGAGCCCATCGTGTACCACGGACACACCCTAACCTCCAGGATCCTGTTCCGTGAGGTCATCGAGGTTGTGCGAGACTACGCCTTCCAG gtcTCCCCATACCCCCTCATCCTGTCTCTGGAGAATCACTGTGGCCGGGAGCAGCAGGTGGTGATGGCCCGACACCTGCGCTCCATCCTGGGGGAGACACTGCTGACCAAGAGCCCAGGGAGCAAAGGAACCAGGAGCCTGCCCTCCCCTGAG GAGCTGAAGGGGCGGATCCTAGTCAAGGGAAAGAAGCTGAGTGGCCAGCAGGCGGAGTCTGACAGCTCTTCCAGCTCATCCGATTCATCATCCTGCTCGGAGGAGGAGGGGTCAGGAGAGGGGGGCGGGATCAAGAccaaaaacaagaagaagaacaaaaagaaagaatcCGTCAAG GTCTCCCCTGTGCCTGTGAATGGCAGTAAACAG agCTGCTCGTCTAGCCTCGCTCCAGAACTCTCTGATCTCGTTGTGCTGTGCCGCAGCGTGCATTTCCGTGGCTTTGACCACGCCTCCCAGCAGCCGGCCAATGAGATGTCATCATTCTCAGAGGGCAAAGCACGCCGCCTCATCCGAGACGAGG gaaacATGTTTGTTCGTCACAATGCCCGACAGCTCAGTCGGATCTATCCCTCGGGTCTGCGCGCTCACTCCTCCAACTACAGCCCCCAGGAGATGTGGAACGCAGGCTGCCAGATCG TGGCGCTCAATTTCCAGACCCCCGGAGAGGCGATGGCCCTGAATCAGGGGCGCTTCCTGCAGAACGGAAACTGCGGCTACACCCTGAAACCAGCCTTCCTGCGCAGTGCCGACTCCACCTTCGACCCTGAGCATCCCGCCCGCGGACAGGGCTACCATGCCAAGACCCTGACCGTCACG gTGATCTCAGCCCAGCAGCTGCCCAAGCTGAATCCGGAGAGGCCGAATTCCATCGTGGACCCGCTGGTGAGGGTGGAGCTGCACGGGGTGCCCGCTGACAACGCCCGCGCTGAGACCCCCCACATCAACAACAATG GGTTCAACCCGCAGTGGAACCACACCCTGGTGTTCGATGTGGGGGTCCCGGAGCTGGCGCTGGTCCGGTTCGTAGTGGAGGACCACGACACCACCTCCAGCAACGACTTTGTGGGACAGTTCACCCTGCCCTTCACCAGCCTGCGCCAAG GGTACCGGCACATCCACCTGCTCTCTGCGGACGGTGCCTCCATCTCCCCGGCGTCTCTCTTCGTGCACATCAAAGTGTCAGAGCTGTCCAGGAGCCAGTCTGACTGA